The Arachis ipaensis cultivar K30076 chromosome B10, Araip1.1, whole genome shotgun sequence DNA window AAATGTTTACAAAAGGAATAGTTCAACACATAAACAATTACACCTGGTGATTCAAACCATCTTCCACGATCTCCTCATCATCAACCAGGGATCCATCACGGACTATCTTCCTAGGATCCATTTGAGATAAATCCTGACCCGGCAATAAAAACTTTACTTGCAGAATAGCCCGCTCAAAACCTTCAACGAAGGCATCCAAGATCTCAGTTTGTTTCCCTTTCTCCAGCTCTTTCATCTTCATAGTAGCTTCTATCATCTGTTCCTGCATACTTGAAAGCTCAGCACTCTTTTTCTTAAGCATATCAGCCTCTTTATCATACTTATCCTTCACAGAAGTCAACTCTTTTTCCTTTTCCACAAGC harbors:
- the LOC107620361 gene encoding uncharacterized protein LOC107620361 — its product is MVITNEFGQSPVDKAIAEEAGDVTVDQFLQELVIRLRIASLGRSQEIRHRKSSRLSEESNKLNEELKSKKSVIAELEARLVEKEKELTSVKDKYDKEADMLKKKSAELSSMQEQMIEATMKMKELEKGKQTEILDAFVEGFERAILQVKFLLPGQDLSQMDPRKIVRDGSLVDDEEIVEDGLNHQV